Proteins encoded in a region of the Micropterus dolomieu isolate WLL.071019.BEF.003 ecotype Adirondacks linkage group LG09, ASM2129224v1, whole genome shotgun sequence genome:
- the LOC123976079 gene encoding hepatoma-derived growth factor-like, translating into MPRSNRQREYKPGDLVFAKMKGYPHWPARIDELPEGAVKSPSNKYQVFFFGTHETAFLGPKDLFPYDEHKEKFGKANKRKGFAEGLWEIENNPTVTHEGYESSKKDNASEGAGETGSSEKADAEGSSDEDEGTLVIDEKNERGGTKRKAEESTEASPKRPKDTEVEGDSKVDINKSNTEAKLNDVAGPKATAPSSQSESKPEAQENAPTAEKPVTDSA; encoded by the exons ATGCCGAGGTCCAACAGGCAAAGAGAATACAAACCTGGAGATCTTGTATTTGCTAAAATGAAGGGGTATCCACACTGGCCTGCGAGG ATTGACGAGTTACCTGAAGGAGCTGTGAAGTCCCCCTCAAACAAGTACCAGGTGTTCTTTTTTGGGACTCATGAGAC GGCATTCCTGGGGCCCAAGGATTTGTTCCCGTATGATGAACATAAGGAAAAGTTTGGAAAAGCAAACAAGAGGAAAGGCTTCGCTGAGGGACTGTGGGAGATTGAAAACAACCCCACTGTCACGCACGAAGGTTACGAG TCATCGAAGAAGGACAACGCGTCAGAGGGAGCAGGGGAAACGGGTAGTTCGGAGAAAGCAGATGCAGAGGGCAGCAGTGATGAGGATGAAGGGACCCTGGTCATTGACGAGAAGAACGAGAGGGGAGGAACTAAGCGAAAAGCAGAGGAGTCCACAGAG GCATCTCCCAAGCGGCCGAAGGACACAGAGGTGGAAGGGGACTCTAAAGTAGACATCAACAAGTCCAACACAGAGGCCAAGCTCAATGATGTGGCTGGACCTAAGGCAACTGCTCCCTCCTCACAGAGCGAGTCAAAACCAGAGGCCCAGGAAAACGCTCCAACGGCAGAAAAG CCTGTGACAGACAGCGCTTAA
- the prcc gene encoding proline-rich protein PRCC, which translates to MSLVAYGSSDDSDSEETSTSVALETKVSAGGLFSLLPAPKKPGSAGGNYGASKEAKANPSAGDTSNDDLGPPPSKGGLFSSLPKPRKRTEPVKITVPQIQRRDSDSDDDEPAKKKLQPQGAGSGLSSLLPQPKNLTVKETDRLLIPHTLTKRQEPKGPKPGTAAQGLLGSSASPSAIKAAAKSAALQLARQIATDDQDNEEDITPQNYFSLCESSQPLPAAVPSLDPEPVAPTELLPPAPAPAPTDEPGQSDAPLDFGGNHEGAGAWRGQYPQYQQPMAGPEALPQGYYEEAYYQDPNPGLAEAEEPGHSAMFDDEAFMRLQGKRNRGKEEVKFLEIKGDDQLSGNQQWMTKSMTEEKQNRQSFSKKKGEQPTGQQRRKHQITYLIHQAKERELELKNNWAENKLTRRQTQAKYGF; encoded by the exons ATGTCTTTAGTCGCTTatggcagcagtgatgataGTGACTCAGAAGAAACCTCGACCTCTGTCGCACTGGAGACCAAAGTCAGCGCAGGAGggcttttctctctcctgcctgctcctaaaaagccaggatcggcaggaGGAAACTATGGAGCGAGCAAGGAGGCAAAAGCGAACCCTTCAGCAGGGGACACGTCAAACGATGACCTAGGTCCTCCGCCATCAAAAGGAGGCTTATTTTCTAGTCTGCCGAAGCCGAGGAAGCGAACTGAACCTGTCAAGATCACTGTACCACAGATACAGAGGCGGGAT TCAGattctgatgatgatgaacCAGCAAAAAAGAAACTACAACCTCAG GGTGCAGGTTCAGGTCTGTCCTCCCTTCTACCACAACCCAAAAACCTGACAGtgaaggagacagacagactccTGATTCCTCACACACTCACCAAGCGCCAAGAACCCAAAGGACCCAAGCCTGGAACGGCCGCTCAGGGTCTGCTTGGTTCTAGTGCATCCCCGTCTGCTATCAAAGCTGCAGCAAAGTCAGCTGCCCTGCAGCTGGCTAGACAGATAGCCACTGACGACCAGGATAACGAGGAGGACATCACCCCACAGAACTATTTTTCTCTGTGCGAGAGCTCCCAGCCACTCCCCGCAGCCGTCCCAAGCTTAGACCCTGAGCCAGTAGCCCCCACAGAGCTTCTACCTCCTGCACCTGCACCTGCACCAACAGATGAGCCTGGTCAGTCAGACGCCCCTCTCGATTTTGGGGGGAACCATGAGGGAGCTGGTGCATGGCGAGGGCAATATCCTCAGTATCAACAGCCCATGGCAGGCCCAGAAGCTTTGCCTCAG GGATATTATGAGGAGGCATACTACCAAGATCCTAACCCCGGATTAGCAGAAGCTGAAGAGCCTGGCCACTCTGCAATGTTTGATGATGAAGCG TTCATGCGGCTGCAGGGGAAACGGAACAGGGGCAAAGAGGAGGTGAAGTTTCTGGAGATCAAAGGGGACGACCAGCTGAGTGGCAACCAGCAGTGGATGACCAAGAGCATGACAGAAGAGAAGCAGAACCGTCAGTCCTTTAGCAAG AAAAAAGGAGAGCAGCCGACAGGACAACAGCGACGCAAGCATCAGATAACGTATCTCATTCACCAG GCAAAGGAACGGGAGTTAGAGCTGAAGAACAACTGGGCAGAAAACAAGCTAACCCGCCGGCAGACCCAGGCCAAATATGGTTTCTAA